In Telopea speciosissima isolate NSW1024214 ecotype Mountain lineage unplaced genomic scaffold, Tspe_v1 Tspe_v1.0216, whole genome shotgun sequence, a single genomic region encodes these proteins:
- the LOC122647843 gene encoding uncharacterized protein LOC122647843, which yields MKCLAWNVRGMNASTKRMEIKKVCKDHEVKLVGLFETKVKLDNCASIFDSFLTGWKYLHNGDLDNSIRIWLGWDPNFYDVVLVQKSKQFIHAKVSIVGTSVFFFCTVVYALNSVVARKELWEDVGAIASAIINPWAVLGDFNVIRSNNEKIGGDPVRIEAMDDFNSFLDGAGLLDLKWKGEALTWNNRQVGDARICCKLDRVLVNLAWMDVFRSSDAIFYPPGLSDHSPMVVAVVDKADFVPKPFRFFEAWIGRDGYDEVVRQGWEQPVNLALNPILKFAARLRNVKKGLRSWNKECVGDVFLAVKEAEADLFLIQRQLSEHPDEPNLVLMEKQAKKKLWEALERNF from the coding sequence ATGAAGTGCTTAGCTTGGAATGttagaggcatgaatgcctctACTAAAAGAATGGAGATAAAGAAGGTGTGTAAAGACCATGAGGTTAAACTGGTAGGGCTTTTCGAAACCAAGGTTAAGTTGGATAATTGTGCTTCtatttttgatagttttttGACGGGTTGGAAGTATTTGCATAATGGAGATCTTGATAACTCTATTCGGATCTGGCTAGGTTGGGACCCGAATTTTTATGATGTGGTTTTGGTGCAAAAATCCAAACAGTTCATACATGCTAAGGTGTCAATTGTGGGTACCTcggtgtttttcttttgtactgTTGTTTATGCTCTTAATTCTGTGGTGGCTAGGAAGGAATTGTGGGAGGATGTTGGGGCTATTGCTAGTGCCATTATTAACCCTTGGGCTGTactaggggattttaatgtgattCGAAGTAACAATGAAAAAATTGGAGGGGACCCTGTTCGGATTGAAGctatggatgattttaattcgTTTCTAGATGGTGCTGGGCTTCTAGACTTGAAATGGAAAGGGGAGGCTTTGACCTGGAATAATAGACAAGTGGGAGATGCAAGAATTTGTTGCAAGCTTGATAGGGTTCTGGTCAATTtagcttggatggatgtgtttagATCCTCTGATGCAATCTTTTACCCTCCTGGGCTTTCTGATCATTCTCCAATGGTGGTGGCTGTGGTGGATAAAGCAGATTTTGTCCCAAAACCTTTCAGAttttttgaggcttggattggtagagatGGCTATGATGAGGTGGTTCGGCAGGGGTGGGAGCAGCCTGTGAATTTGGCTCTTAATCCCATTCTTAAGTTTGCGGCCAGATTGAGGAATGTCAAAAAAGGGTTGAGGAGCTGGAATAAGGAGTGTGTGGGGGATGTTTTTCTTGCAGTAAAGGAGGCTGAGGCTGATTTGTTTCTGATCCAGAGGCAGCTTAGTGAGCACCCTGATGAACCGAATTTGGTGCTGATGGAGAAACAGGCTAAAAAGAAACTTTGGGAGGCTTTGGagagaaatttttga